A single region of the Sebaldella sp. S0638 genome encodes:
- a CDS encoding phage antirepressor N-terminal domain-containing protein, with translation MEIMKKEVEFNGVNLTGIKTQDGKIYIVVKTFCEILGLDSSGQLQRIKRDETLSEGVGMIPIPTESGKQETTLLELDFLPMWLTGIKADRCREEIRPYLKEFKLKAKDVLADAFLGKRGNQILEGDYSPEDIEILQRIHRIIKNKTSVVDLLVDIGLDYDWIKHRANLGFEKIKMKYQEMQQRAFMIDGKELSLEDIDNLNMDQKKEILKKLKKA, from the coding sequence ATGGAAATCATGAAAAAAGAAGTTGAGTTCAATGGTGTTAATTTAACGGGTATCAAGACACAGGATGGTAAAATTTATATTGTAGTAAAAACTTTTTGTGAAATTTTAGGGCTTGATTCAAGTGGACAATTGCAGAGAATCAAGCGTGACGAGACTTTGAGTGAAGGTGTGGGCATGATACCCATACCTACCGAAAGCGGTAAACAAGAAACTACTTTATTAGAACTTGACTTCCTGCCAATGTGGCTAACAGGAATAAAAGCCGATCGTTGTAGGGAAGAAATAAGACCATATTTGAAAGAATTTAAATTAAAAGCAAAAGACGTTCTTGCGGATGCCTTTTTAGGAAAAAGAGGAAATCAAATTTTGGAAGGAGACTATTCACCAGAAGATATTGAAATATTGCAAAGGATTCACAGGATAATAAAAAACAAAACTTCTGTTGTAGATTTACTCGTAGATATCGGATTAGATTATGACTGGATAAAACACAGGGCTAATTTAGGATTTGAGAAAATAAAAATGAAATATCAGGAAATGCAACAAAGAGCATTTATGATTGATGGCAAGGAACTATCACTTGAAGATATAGATAATCTAAATATGGATCAGAAGAAGGAGATACTGAAAAAATTGAAAAAGGCTTGA